From one Carcharodon carcharias isolate sCarCar2 chromosome 36 unlocalized genomic scaffold, sCarCar2.pri SUPER_36_unloc_16, whole genome shotgun sequence genomic stretch:
- the LOC121274407 gene encoding ammonium transporter Rh type B-A-like isoform X1 yields MSSSTNMRLKLPLICLLLQFLLIILFAVFVRYDGDTDASEWSGRKAQENTTDADNEFYFRYPSFQDVHVMIFVGFGFLMTFLKKYGYSSVGFNFVLAAFSLQWATLVQGWLHGMKEDGKIHIGIESMINADFCTGSVLISFGALLGKTSPIQLLIMTVFESALFSINEFILLSLLEIKDAGGSMTIHTFGAYFGLTIARILYRAHLDKSRDREGSVYHSDLFAMIGAIYLWMFWPSFNSAVTTLGSAQHRTALNTYYSLAACTLATFAVSSVVNEEGKLDMVHIQNAALAGGVALGTAGEMMITPYGSMIVGLIAGIISTLGFKFLTPILDSKLKIQDTCGVHNLHGLPGILGAVVGAILASLASKETYGEGLEDVFPLLESERSAKQQGLYQALGLAVTLGFALIGGTIVGFIMKLPIWGAPADTQCFTDQPYWELPEDEWGHGEMVPMKIEEAEKHM; encoded by the exons ATGAGCTCTTCCACCAACATGCGCCTGAAGTTGCCCCTCATTTGCCTCCTGCTCCAGTTCCTGCTGATCATCCTCTTCGCCGTTTTCGTCCGCTACGACGGGGACACCGACGCCAGCGAGTGGTCCGGGCGGAAGGCGCAGGAGAACACCACCGACGCCGACAATGAGTTCTACTTTAGgtatccca GTTTCCAGGATGTTCATGTGATGATTTTTGTCGGATTCGGGTTCCTCATGACCTTCCTGAAGAAATACGGCTACAGCAGCGTCGGCTTCAACTTTGTCCTGGCGGCTTTCTCCCTGCAGTGGGCGACACTGGTCCAAGGGTGGCTACATGGCATGAAGGAGGACGGCAAGATCCACATTGGCATTGAGAG CATGATCAACGCCGACTTCTGCACTGGCTCCGTCCTGATCTCCTTCGGAGCTCTGCTGGGGAAGACCAGCCCCATCCAGTTACTGATCATGACTGTGTTTGAATCCGCACTCTTCTCCATCAACGAGTTCATCCTCCTCTCGCTGTTAGAG ATCAAAGATGCTGGTGGATCGATGACCATCCACACATTCGGGGCTTACTTTGGACTGACCATTGCCCGTATCCTCTATCGGGCACACTTGGATAAGAGTCGAGATCGCGAGGGTTCAGTGTATCACTCTGACCTGTTTGCCATGATTG GTGCCATCTACCTCTGGATGTTCTGGCCTAGCTTCAACTCTGCAGTGACCACACTGGGCAGTGCCCAGCACCGAACCGCTCTCAACACCTACTACTCCCTGGCCGCCTGCACTCTCGCCACCTTCGCCGTTTCCAGCGTCGTCAACGAGGAGGGCAAGCTGGACATG GTGCACATCCAGAACGCGGCCCTGGCCGGAGGCGTGGCCCTGGGCACAGCCGGCGAAATGATGATCACGCCCTACGGCTCCATGATCGTGGGGCTTATCGCCGGCATCATCTCCACGCTCGGCTTCAAGTTCTTGACG CCAATTTTGGACTCCAAGTTGAAAATCCAGGACACATGTGGCGTGCACAACCTGCACGGGTTGCCAGGAATCCTGGGGGCTGTGGTGGGAGCCATATTGGCCTCTCTGGCATCAAAGGAGACCTACGGAGAAGG TCTTGAGGATGTATTCCCATTGCTGGAGAGTGAGAGGTCAGCGAAGCAGCAAGGATTGTACCAGGCTCTCGGACTGGCTGTCACCTTAGGTTTCGCTCTCATTGGAGGAACCATTGTAG GATTCATCATGAAGCTGCCAATCTGGGGAGCTCCAGCTGATACTCAGTGCTTCACAGACCAACCGTACTGGGAG CTTCCGGAAGATGAATGGGGTCACGGCGAGATGGTGCCCATGAAGATTGAGGAAGCTGAGAAACATATGTAG
- the LOC121274407 gene encoding ammonium transporter Rh type B-like isoform X2 yields the protein MSSTLGFQDVHVMIFVGFGFLMTFLKKYGYSSVGFNFVLAAFSLQWATLVQGWLHGMKEDGKIHIGIESMINADFCTGSVLISFGALLGKTSPIQLLIMTVFESALFSINEFILLSLLEIKDAGGSMTIHTFGAYFGLTIARILYRAHLDKSRDREGSVYHSDLFAMIGAIYLWMFWPSFNSAVTTLGSAQHRTALNTYYSLAACTLATFAVSSVVNEEGKLDMVHIQNAALAGGVALGTAGEMMITPYGSMIVGLIAGIISTLGFKFLTPILDSKLKIQDTCGVHNLHGLPGILGAVVGAILASLASKETYGEGLEDVFPLLESERSAKQQGLYQALGLAVTLGFALIGGTIVGFIMKLPIWGAPADTQCFTDQPYWELPEDEWGHGEMVPMKIEEAEKHM from the exons ATGAGTTCTACTTTAG GTTTCCAGGATGTTCATGTGATGATTTTTGTCGGATTCGGGTTCCTCATGACCTTCCTGAAGAAATACGGCTACAGCAGCGTCGGCTTCAACTTTGTCCTGGCGGCTTTCTCCCTGCAGTGGGCGACACTGGTCCAAGGGTGGCTACATGGCATGAAGGAGGACGGCAAGATCCACATTGGCATTGAGAG CATGATCAACGCCGACTTCTGCACTGGCTCCGTCCTGATCTCCTTCGGAGCTCTGCTGGGGAAGACCAGCCCCATCCAGTTACTGATCATGACTGTGTTTGAATCCGCACTCTTCTCCATCAACGAGTTCATCCTCCTCTCGCTGTTAGAG ATCAAAGATGCTGGTGGATCGATGACCATCCACACATTCGGGGCTTACTTTGGACTGACCATTGCCCGTATCCTCTATCGGGCACACTTGGATAAGAGTCGAGATCGCGAGGGTTCAGTGTATCACTCTGACCTGTTTGCCATGATTG GTGCCATCTACCTCTGGATGTTCTGGCCTAGCTTCAACTCTGCAGTGACCACACTGGGCAGTGCCCAGCACCGAACCGCTCTCAACACCTACTACTCCCTGGCCGCCTGCACTCTCGCCACCTTCGCCGTTTCCAGCGTCGTCAACGAGGAGGGCAAGCTGGACATG GTGCACATCCAGAACGCGGCCCTGGCCGGAGGCGTGGCCCTGGGCACAGCCGGCGAAATGATGATCACGCCCTACGGCTCCATGATCGTGGGGCTTATCGCCGGCATCATCTCCACGCTCGGCTTCAAGTTCTTGACG CCAATTTTGGACTCCAAGTTGAAAATCCAGGACACATGTGGCGTGCACAACCTGCACGGGTTGCCAGGAATCCTGGGGGCTGTGGTGGGAGCCATATTGGCCTCTCTGGCATCAAAGGAGACCTACGGAGAAGG TCTTGAGGATGTATTCCCATTGCTGGAGAGTGAGAGGTCAGCGAAGCAGCAAGGATTGTACCAGGCTCTCGGACTGGCTGTCACCTTAGGTTTCGCTCTCATTGGAGGAACCATTGTAG GATTCATCATGAAGCTGCCAATCTGGGGAGCTCCAGCTGATACTCAGTGCTTCACAGACCAACCGTACTGGGAG CTTCCGGAAGATGAATGGGGTCACGGCGAGATGGTGCCCATGAAGATTGAGGAAGCTGAGAAACATATGTAG
- the LOC121274407 gene encoding ammonium transporter Rh type B-like isoform X3, translated as MIFVGFGFLMTFLKKYGYSSVGFNFVLAAFSLQWATLVQGWLHGMKEDGKIHIGIESMINADFCTGSVLISFGALLGKTSPIQLLIMTVFESALFSINEFILLSLLEIKDAGGSMTIHTFGAYFGLTIARILYRAHLDKSRDREGSVYHSDLFAMIGAIYLWMFWPSFNSAVTTLGSAQHRTALNTYYSLAACTLATFAVSSVVNEEGKLDMVHIQNAALAGGVALGTAGEMMITPYGSMIVGLIAGIISTLGFKFLTPILDSKLKIQDTCGVHNLHGLPGILGAVVGAILASLASKETYGEGLEDVFPLLESERSAKQQGLYQALGLAVTLGFALIGGTIVGFIMKLPIWGAPADTQCFTDQPYWELPEDEWGHGEMVPMKIEEAEKHM; from the exons ATGATTTTTGTCGGATTCGGGTTCCTCATGACCTTCCTGAAGAAATACGGCTACAGCAGCGTCGGCTTCAACTTTGTCCTGGCGGCTTTCTCCCTGCAGTGGGCGACACTGGTCCAAGGGTGGCTACATGGCATGAAGGAGGACGGCAAGATCCACATTGGCATTGAGAG CATGATCAACGCCGACTTCTGCACTGGCTCCGTCCTGATCTCCTTCGGAGCTCTGCTGGGGAAGACCAGCCCCATCCAGTTACTGATCATGACTGTGTTTGAATCCGCACTCTTCTCCATCAACGAGTTCATCCTCCTCTCGCTGTTAGAG ATCAAAGATGCTGGTGGATCGATGACCATCCACACATTCGGGGCTTACTTTGGACTGACCATTGCCCGTATCCTCTATCGGGCACACTTGGATAAGAGTCGAGATCGCGAGGGTTCAGTGTATCACTCTGACCTGTTTGCCATGATTG GTGCCATCTACCTCTGGATGTTCTGGCCTAGCTTCAACTCTGCAGTGACCACACTGGGCAGTGCCCAGCACCGAACCGCTCTCAACACCTACTACTCCCTGGCCGCCTGCACTCTCGCCACCTTCGCCGTTTCCAGCGTCGTCAACGAGGAGGGCAAGCTGGACATG GTGCACATCCAGAACGCGGCCCTGGCCGGAGGCGTGGCCCTGGGCACAGCCGGCGAAATGATGATCACGCCCTACGGCTCCATGATCGTGGGGCTTATCGCCGGCATCATCTCCACGCTCGGCTTCAAGTTCTTGACG CCAATTTTGGACTCCAAGTTGAAAATCCAGGACACATGTGGCGTGCACAACCTGCACGGGTTGCCAGGAATCCTGGGGGCTGTGGTGGGAGCCATATTGGCCTCTCTGGCATCAAAGGAGACCTACGGAGAAGG TCTTGAGGATGTATTCCCATTGCTGGAGAGTGAGAGGTCAGCGAAGCAGCAAGGATTGTACCAGGCTCTCGGACTGGCTGTCACCTTAGGTTTCGCTCTCATTGGAGGAACCATTGTAG GATTCATCATGAAGCTGCCAATCTGGGGAGCTCCAGCTGATACTCAGTGCTTCACAGACCAACCGTACTGGGAG CTTCCGGAAGATGAATGGGGTCACGGCGAGATGGTGCCCATGAAGATTGAGGAAGCTGAGAAACATATGTAG